One stretch of Mycobacteriales bacterium DNA includes these proteins:
- a CDS encoding SurA N-terminal domain-containing protein, whose protein sequence is MRRSGIRALALALAALGAVGALAGCQTRSSTAAYVGGQTITTSQLDAMVNQGLANPVVRQVWSGKEAAYRRQVLDNAIYHLLVQKAAARSHLAVSGAEVSDLVQGVQAGSQNGQTLDKQLAGLGVAHNGEGVFFRDVALTAELAIQQGAAPLPSQYRVGIIELPSAAVAASVAKQLLANPASYAALAKAHPATNTLGAPVAVTQAQFQQAFGAAHSKGIKAGTTFALPVPNAAGHVAVVHIFTVTTPKLASLPASQRAQTIISAYNAGRTRVATHADEKITVNPRFGMWNVERGTIGDTVNPAVTAPSTKAAAGR, encoded by the coding sequence GTGAGACGTTCCGGAATCCGTGCCCTCGCCCTCGCCCTCGCCGCTCTGGGCGCGGTCGGTGCCCTCGCCGGATGCCAGACCCGGTCCTCGACCGCCGCCTACGTCGGCGGGCAGACGATCACCACCAGCCAGCTCGACGCGATGGTCAACCAGGGCCTGGCCAACCCGGTGGTCCGGCAGGTGTGGTCGGGCAAGGAGGCGGCCTACCGCCGGCAGGTACTCGACAACGCGATCTACCACCTGCTCGTGCAGAAGGCCGCGGCGCGTTCGCATCTGGCGGTGAGCGGAGCCGAGGTCAGCGACCTGGTGCAGGGCGTGCAGGCCGGCTCGCAGAACGGCCAGACCCTCGACAAGCAGCTCGCCGGGCTCGGCGTCGCGCACAACGGCGAGGGCGTCTTCTTCCGCGATGTCGCACTGACCGCGGAGCTCGCGATCCAGCAGGGCGCGGCCCCGCTGCCTTCGCAGTACCGCGTCGGCATCATCGAACTGCCGAGCGCGGCGGTCGCGGCGTCGGTGGCGAAGCAGCTGCTGGCCAACCCGGCGTCCTACGCCGCGCTGGCCAAGGCGCACCCGGCGACCAACACCCTGGGCGCACCGGTCGCGGTGACCCAGGCGCAGTTCCAGCAGGCGTTCGGGGCCGCCCACTCGAAGGGCATCAAGGCCGGCACCACCTTCGCCTTGCCGGTGCCCAACGCCGCCGGCCACGTCGCGGTGGTGCACATCTTCACCGTCACGACGCCGAAGCTGGCGTCGCTGCCGGCGAGTCAGCGGGCGCAGACCATCATCAGCGCTTACAACGCCGGTCGGACGCGGGTCGCGACGCACGCCGACGAGAAGATCACCGTCAACCCGCGCTTCGGGATGTGGAACGTCGAGCGCGGCACGATCGGCGACACGGTCAACCCGGCCGTGACCGCGCCGTCGACCAAGGCGGCGGCCGGTCGGTGA
- a CDS encoding MazG family protein, with amino-acid sequence MTDRLLLVATSPRVPAGVLSWPAWEALRSGPVYTADIAADQARAVAAAGIVVRPLDAADERSRAGAFRDHARDGGIAVWLAGPDGDADFARAVGDLVAREGSAELEVVYGSWDPPGARLLDVVAVMDRLRSPGGCPWDAEQTHASLAPYLVEETYETLQALEDEDADALREELGDVLLQVVFHARLAEEGAEPWSVDDVAGDLVEKLVRRHPHVFADVEVSGAAETSANWDRIKRTEKRRESAVDGVPLTLPALLLAAALQRRAGRAGVPESLWTELAAARGSGEVAEAVLRRDALRFRDDLRSAERVARADGQDPSTLDSEGWLRYWPAGQDGSEP; translated from the coding sequence GTGACCGATCGGCTGCTGCTCGTCGCGACCTCGCCCCGAGTACCGGCCGGTGTCCTGTCCTGGCCCGCCTGGGAGGCGCTGCGCTCCGGGCCCGTCTACACCGCAGACATAGCCGCCGACCAGGCGCGTGCGGTCGCGGCCGCCGGCATCGTCGTGCGCCCGCTCGACGCCGCGGACGAACGCTCCCGCGCCGGTGCATTCCGCGACCACGCCCGCGACGGCGGGATCGCCGTGTGGCTCGCCGGTCCTGACGGCGACGCCGATTTCGCCCGCGCCGTCGGGGATCTGGTCGCCCGCGAGGGTTCGGCGGAGCTGGAGGTCGTCTACGGCTCGTGGGATCCGCCGGGCGCCCGGCTGCTCGACGTCGTGGCCGTGATGGACCGGCTGCGGTCACCGGGCGGCTGCCCGTGGGACGCCGAGCAGACCCATGCCAGCCTGGCGCCGTACCTGGTCGAGGAGACCTACGAGACGCTGCAGGCACTCGAGGACGAGGACGCCGACGCGCTGCGGGAGGAACTCGGCGACGTCCTCCTGCAGGTCGTGTTCCACGCCCGGCTGGCCGAGGAGGGCGCCGAGCCGTGGTCGGTCGACGACGTCGCCGGCGACCTGGTCGAGAAGCTGGTACGACGCCACCCGCACGTCTTCGCCGACGTCGAGGTGTCCGGCGCCGCGGAGACGTCGGCCAACTGGGACCGCATCAAACGCACGGAGAAGCGGCGCGAATCAGCCGTCGACGGCGTACCGCTGACCCTGCCGGCGCTGCTGCTCGCCGCGGCGCTGCAACGCCGGGCGGGCCGGGCCGGCGTACCGGAGTCGCTGTGGACGGAGCTCGCAGCGGCACGGGGGTCGGGAGAGGTTGCGGAGGCGGTGCTGCGCCGTGATGCGCTGCGGTTCCGCGACGACCTGAGGTCCGCCGAGCGCGTCGCCCGCGCCGACGGCCAGGATCCGT